A region from the Alosa alosa isolate M-15738 ecotype Scorff River chromosome 7, AALO_Geno_1.1, whole genome shotgun sequence genome encodes:
- the LOC125298096 gene encoding uncharacterized protein LOC125298096 has protein sequence MDCRPVPAPRTRLSANAGNQPQSALTSPVSNSPSTPEPSNVRPRPPVPPKKIQVVKDSSQLHTDISAISISDSCTTIAMAAGQKSIPSPVSPSKGEHPVKGFNYLAPLPSHGIQYTKDTDMKVTQDPGAKSGLHIKKYPDPDNDNSSVNKKSHNQEGPYSMAWNYLMGNDELMQWWSSVKPWDELTNDHLLSKDIEARTFTKKVQRIQMSLRVYDVLLTDRGESLQNNITELRTLADNIDKVSKKVKIAAITGAAGAVGGVAAVAAVAGIVLSPITLGASLAVTAAAVGVGVAATGAATGASAAIASKVTNTQDRKKVEKILQDYTSEMGDIERCLAFVQTETEHLRRHDLSTLKGVDAEAVTVAKIMEVAGGSSGALGATSRSAGIIEGFATGMELLFTKGDDQKLKKGKESKFAKKIRTVANQLQSQLEECFRFKHVLEERRYSLPTVNKDMK, from the exons ATGGATTGT cggCCTGTGCCAGCTCCTAGGACACGCTTGTCAGCCAACGCGGGCAACCAACCACAGAGTGCCCTGACCTCCCCTGTCTCCAATTCTCCAAGCACGCCGGAG CCTAGTAATGTTCGTCCCAGGCCCCCAGTTCCACCAAAGAAAATCCAAGTTGTGAAAGATTCATCTCAGCTTCACACGGATATTTCAGCCATCAGCATCTCAGACAGCTGCACCACTATCGCCATGGCAGCG GGCCAGAAATCCATTCCCTCACCAGTTTCTCCCAGCAAGGGCGAACATCCTGTAAAAGGATTTAATTACCTTGCACCACTTCCCTCTCATGGCATCCAATATACCAAGGACACTGATATGAAG GTCACACAAGATCCAGGAGCAAAGTCTGGTCTTCACATTAAAAAATATCCAGATCCTGACAACGACAACAGCTCTGTCAACAAGAAAAGCCACAATCAAGAAGGCCCCTACTCCATGGCATGGAACTATCTTATG GGTAATGATGAGCTGATGCAGTGGTGGAGCTCAGTAAAAC CATGGGACGAGCTGACAAATGATCATCTGTTGTCAAAAGACATAGAGGCCAG AACATTCACCAAGAAAGTGCAAAGGATCCAGATGTCCTTGCGTGTGTATGATGTTCTTCTGACCGACCGCGGTGAGTCTCTTCAGAACAACATCACCGAACTTCGGACACTTGCTGACAACATCGACAAGGTCTCTAAAAAGGTGAAAATCGCCGCCATCACGGGTGCCGCTGGTGCCGTTGGAGGCGTTGCGGCTGTTGCCGCCGTGGCCGGGATCGTGCTCTCTCCCATCACCTTGGGAGCATCCCTGGCGGTAACGGCGGCTGCCGTTGGCGTCGGCGTGGCTGCAACCGGCGCGGCCACCGGTGCCTCGGCCGCCATCGCCAGCAAAGTCACCAACACCCAGGATAGGAAGAAAGTGGAGAAGATCCTGCAGGACTACACGAGTGAGATGGGCGACATCGAGCGCTGCCTGGCATTCGTCCAGACGGAGACCGAGCACCTGAGGAGACACGACCTCTCCACCTTGAAAGGCGTTGACGCTGAGGCCGTAACGGTGGCCAAGATCATGGAGGTGGCCGGGGGGAGCAGCGGAGCTCTGGGGGCCACTAGCAGGTCCGCTGGCATCATCGAGGGGTTTGCAACAGGCATGGAGCTGCTCTTCACTAAAGGAGATGACCAGAAGTTGAAGAAAGGCAAGGAGTCCAAATTTGCCAAAAAGATACGCACAGTTGCCAATCAACTCCAAAGTCAGCTGGAAGAGTGTTTCAGGTTTAAACATGTGTTGGAGGAAAGGAGATACAGTCTGCCAACTGTAAATAAAGACATGAAGTAA
- the atf4a gene encoding cyclic AMP-dependent transcription factor ATF-4: MSSLSSQLAMEDVGSLFLGPSLLMDDPLGPLLDDEEEPLSEGCASPHSFSSYADSSSSSSPLPCLSPPPSPPTLLGSKADLLTSLPWLSADELLNAHIGAENSKEDAFSGMDWMSEKIDLSDLDLDTLIGSYESPSSPEELLASLESHMDLGLDPLPFPDTSASSDLALSLLPEDPASPVTSPLPEPEVVATVPEPAALEIEIKSEPSSPAPSPSPATYTLELGSEVDILELEKVVSPVVAAATAGPDALQASSIVLSLSPAHIVVVLASPKEELSSMLSSCEEQSDSDSGIGSVAGSPPRQSSPPPSPRPGGSSRTKPYSKPDPDVANSPVGGKVKTVSGAPKVVEKKLKKMEQNKTAATRYRQKKRVEQDLLNSECMDLEKRNRDLAEKADSISREIQYLKDLLEEVRSAKNRKPKGSTA; this comes from the exons ATGTCGTCTCTGAGCTCACAACTCGCTATGGAGGACGTGGGGTCCCTGTTCTTGGGGCCCTCGCTTCTTATGGATGACCCTCTTGGGCCCCTTCTGGACGATGAAGAGGAACCTCTGTCAGAGGGGTGTGCTTCaccccactctttctcttcctatgctgactcttcctcctcctcctctcccttgccctgtctctctccccctccctcccctccaacCCTCCTGGGATCCAAGGCCGACCTGCTAACTTCTCTGCCCTGGCTTTCAGCCGATGAGCTGCTGAATGCTCACATAGGTGCAGAGAACAGTAAAG AGGATGCCTTCTCTGGAATGGACTGGATGTCTGAGAAGATCGACCTCAGCGACTTGGATCTGGACACGCTCATCGGGTCCTACGAGTCGCCCAGTTCTCCGGAGGAGCTCCTGGCCTCCCTGGAGTCCCACATGGATCTTGGCTTGGATCCGCTGCCCTTCCCCGACACCTCTGCCTCCAGCGACCTGGCTCTTTCCCTGCTCCCCGAAGACCCCGCGTCTCCAGTCACCAGCCCCCTCCCAGAACCAGAAGTAGTAGCCACCGTCCCTGAGCCCGCTGCCCTGGAAATCGAAATCAAGTCGGAGCCCTCCTCTCCAGCGCCGTCCCCCTCGCCCGCCACCTACACCCTCGAGTTGGGGAGCGAGGTTGATATTCTGGAGCTGGAGAAGGTGGTGTCTCCGGTGGTGGCCGCGGCCACCGCCGGCCCAGATGCCCTTCAGGCTTCCAGCATcgtcctctccctttctccagcCCACATCGTGGTGGTCCTGGCCAGCCCCAAGGAGGAGCTGAGCTCCATGCTCAGCTCTTGCGAGGAGCAGTCCGACAGTGACAGCGGCATCGGCTCAGTCGCCGGTTCCCCTCCTCGCCAGTCCAGCCCACCCCCCTCTCCGAGGCCCGGTGGTTCCTCCAGAACCAAGCCCTATTCCAAGCCGGACCCAGACGTCGCCAACTCGCCCGTCGGCGGCAAGGTGAAGACCGTGTCCGGGGCGCCGAAGGTGGTGGAGAAGAAGCTGAAGAAGATGGAGCAGAACAAGACCGCCGCCACCCGCTACCGGCAGAAGAAGCGCGTCGAGCAGGACCTGCTCAACTCCGAGTGCATGGACCTGGAAAAGCGCAACCGCGACCTGGCTGAGAAGGCCGACTCTATCAGCCGTGAGATCCAGTACCTGAAAGACCTGCTCGAAGAGGTGCGCTCTGCCAAGAACCGGAAGCCCAAGGGCAGCACGGCCTAG